A single window of Nematostella vectensis chromosome 4, jaNemVect1.1, whole genome shotgun sequence DNA harbors:
- the LOC116607385 gene encoding neuroglobin codes for MARVLDFISSLLSLLFGDIWKGLLMSLLGVFSTTSKRVKPHVKEAPLTERQIQLIQDSWTLVENQKQEAGIKLFTRLFKIAPYIRDLFPFGYDPASPGLKTHALGVMDTVEVAVRGLDDQESLALKLVELGQFHKRFGLTNQEFEHVGSALLWTLETSLGDKFTADTKQAWTDAYTIIQGAMEQGLK; via the exons ATGGCGAGAGTTCTGGATTTCATTTCTTCACTCCTAAG CCTGTTGTTCGGGGACATTTGGAAAGGACTTCTAATGTCTCTGTTGGGTGTATTCTCCACGACCTCAAAGAGGGTAAAGCCACACGTTAAGGAGGCTCCTCTCACCGAACGACAAATTCAACTTATTCAGGACTCATGGACACTCGTAGAGAATCAGAAGCAAGAAGCAGGGATAAAACTTTTCACAAG ATTATTTAAGATCGCACCATACATCCGTGACCTGTTTCCGTTTGGGTACGACCCGGCGAGTCCAGGACTCAAGACGCATGCGCTGGGAGTCATGGATACTGTGGAGGTGGCCGTGAGGGGACTGGACGATCAAGAAAGCTTGGCGCTTAAATTGGTTGAGCTTGGACAATTTCATAAGCGGTTTGGACTAACCAATCAAGAGTTTGAG CATGTCGGTTCAGCGCTTCTGTGGACACTCGAGACCAGTCTTGGCGACAAATTCACGGCGGACACAAAACAAGCATGGACCGACGCGTATACTATTATACAGGGAGCGATGGAACAGGGGTTGAAGTGA
- the LOC5498957 gene encoding uncharacterized protein RP689: MISSILSSGKRLYFHLSNRRSFITRHPFIFLIFVFIVVTLAVLHFFIIPTASGTYNDECYLPQDKLNNLRYAIKTICETMDAHNMTYWLDYGTLLGAVRRGDVLPWDGDADISFLRDQEKYVVHEELIKIHGIQSNELQANYKGLSIDYVRWEEIEGSYSGQKQTLLHKYYPSFVLKNENMLVLWNHELDTFPKAWVSPRKRIDFQGSQLAIPSDPHRHLAHRYPTTYWHGFSVPFKWKCYVPCFVMRANGCP, encoded by the exons ATGATCAGTTCAATCCTGTCAAGTGGAAAACGGCTGTATTTTCACCTCTCTAACCGGCGATCGTTCATAACAAGACATCCCTTTATCTTCCTGATATTTGTATTCATCGTGGTTACACTTGCTGTTCTGCACTTCTTTATAATTCCCACAGCGAGCGGGACATATAACGATGAATGCTATTTACCCCAAGACAAATTAAACAACCTTCGTTACGCGATTAAAACCATTTGCGAGACAATGGATGCCCATAATATGACCTACTGGCTCGATTACG GGACCTTGCTTGGTGCAGTAAGGCGTGGTGATGTCCTACCTTGGGACGGGGATGCCGATATATCGTTCCTCAGGGACCAAGAGAAATACGTCGTCCACGAGGAACTCATCAAGATCCATGGTATCCAGTCTAATGAACTACAAGCGAACTACAAAGGCCTCTCTATCGACTATGTAAGATGGGAGGAGATTGAAGGCTCTTATAGCGGTCAAAAGCAGACACTTCTACATAAATATTACCCGTCGTTTGTCCTAAAGAACGAGAATATGCTCGTATTGTGGAACCATGAGCTCGACACCTTCCCCAAGGCCTGGGTGAGCCCTAGGAAGAGAATAGATTTCCAGGGTTCTCAGTTAGCGATACCGAGTGATCCGCATAGGCACTTGGCTCATAGGTACCCTACCACATACTGGCATGGCTTTTCTGTGCCCTTTAAGTGGAAGTGTTATGTTCCGTGCTTTGTAATGCGTGCGAATGGGTGCCCGTGA
- the LOC5501528 gene encoding monocarboxylate transporter 4, which yields MPRKRGIGVCGWIDWSLWKIPTFTVFTLASGLATLAAFIPQFFMVAYCKELGISADRAAWMYVYMGVASLIGHVAIGRLIDRPSIQPGYVYQVCWAIAGVSTLLSRLSTSYAYLSVYFVVFGFAFGAAITCCDVIMLTLVPEARGGTLGMHMMAMALPTATGTPLAGLVADVTHSYADTFYISGATILCAACIPFLMLYFRRSNYGHVTTDVNNVAVLNA from the exons ATGCCGCGAAAACGTGGAATAGGGGTTTGCGGATGGATTGACTGGTCTTTGTGGAAGATTCCGACGTTTACTGTGTTTACACTAGCATCTGGTTTGGCAACACTGGCCGCGTTTATTCCTCAGTTCTTCATG GTTGCATATTGCAAAGAATTGGGCATCTCCGCTGACCGTGCAGCGTGGATGTACGTTTACATGGGCGTTGCCTCGCTTATTGGTCACGTGGCAATCGGTCGTTTGATTGACAGGCCATCCATCCAACCAGGCTACGTGTACCAGGTGTGTTGGGCGATCGCGGGTGTGTCTACGCTGCTGTCCCGTCTCAGTACAAGCTACGCGTACCTTTCCGTGTACTTCGTAGTGTTCGGATTCGCGTTCGGAGCTGCGATCACGtgctgtgacgtcattatgCTGACGCTAGTCCCCGAGGCACGAGGTGGTACCCTCGGTATGCACATGATGGCGATGGCCCTCCCGACGGCGACTGGTACCCCATTAGCAG GTTTGGTTGCTGACGTCACGCATTCCTACGCCGACACATTCTACATATCAGGAGCCACAATCCTTTGCGCGGCATGCATTCCATTCTTGATGTTGTATTTTCGAAGATCGAACTACGGTCACGTGACTACCGATGTAAATAACGTTGCGGTGTTAAATGCATGA
- the LOC116604540 gene encoding monocarboxylate transporter 11, protein MARKVDSAYSWVVCASCVLCNVLVMGTVLSFGVLYPAFLKDLGRSREKTAWIGSLPVSIMSVSAVVSGALCDKLGSRLTGYLGTVVCSAGLLLSSFAPEIWIVYLTYGLLLGVGTGLIFTSIFSITAKYFNRFRALAVGIVGSGEGLGILVMAPVIQLLLDALQLRNTLRVMAAMVLANTLVM, encoded by the exons ATGGCTCGTAAAGTCGACAGTGCTTACTCCTGGGTAGTTTGTGCGAGCTGTGTTCTGTGCAACGTTCTCGTCATGGGGACCGTGCTTAGTTTTGGCGTTTTGTACCCAGCTTTTCTCAAAGATCTGGGTCGATCTAGAGAAAAAACAG CATGGATCGGCTCCCTCCCCGTGTCAATCATGAGCGTCAGTGCCGTCGTGTCTGGAGCACTGTGTGACAAACTCGGCTCACGGCTCACCGGGTACCTCGGTACTGTTGTGTGCTCCGCCGGCCTCCTTCTTTCCTCATTTGCTCCGGAGATCTGGATAGTGTACCTGACCTACGGGCTGCTTCTCGGAGTGGGCACTGGTCTAATCTTCACCTCTATCTTCTCCATAACTGCAAAGTACTTCAACAGGTTTCGCGCCTTGGCGGTGGGAATAGTCGGCTCGGGTGAAGGACTTGGGATTCTAGTTATGGCTCCGGTGATTCAATTATTACTGGACGCACTGCAGCTAAGAAATACGCTACGAGTGATGGCGGCGATGGTCCTGGCCAACACATTGGtcatgtaa